TTAATCTGCACCTTCACGTTGGAAGACATGGTTTTCTCCACGATCTCTCGCAAAGCCTTCCTGAAGCCGGCGCTGTGAACGTCCTTCATATCATTGCCGTCCAAGTTGCTTGCACTTTCAAGCAGGTCATGACCCGATCTTGCAGTGTAGCTGGCGATGTTCTGAGGCACAAGGTTTAACAAGTTGATCTGGATGTCGGCGAACAGCTTGTCCACACGTTCTACAACTTGACCAGAAACAGTCTGTGCTGGAGCTTCTCCAACACCAGCAAAGGTTACCGTGTAGTCGGCGTTGGCACGAGCGTTTTCTACGACAACCGAACCGGTGAGCACActctaaaaatacataatataagtcACAATCAGACACTATGTATTGAGTTTTATttaagaaatagaatataaatgtcATGAGTGATTTTCCCTTCAAAACTTTAAAGTTAATGAGTTGAACAAGTTAATGCATATCTCATAcacctttcttttcatttgatcTCCTACCTGATCAGCGTTGAAGGAAGCGGACTTGGAGCGGCGCAGGGAGCAGAGTCCAGTCACGTTGGCCTTAGTGATGCTGAAGTTCTCGGAGCTGCTTCCGTCAGAGTTAACTTGGAAGGGCAGGTTTGACTCTCCGTTCTGCACGTTCTTGGAATCACACCATCCTAGTGTTCTGCCAAAGAAAACTTGAAAGTCAGTAAATGAAATGGATGATAAGGAATGGTAACAACCAATATGAAATGACAGTAaacaatcattataatcaatgGAACTTTGATAACAGAATATTACTCCATGTATGCGATAGCTCCTTCGAGCACTGCGTCGAGTATCTGGTTGGGCGTGGTAGGGTTGGCGACGGCGCGAGGCAAGATGGGCTGAGAGTCCCCGCCTTCAGCAGGGAATAGCCCTAGCTGGTCGACCCATTGGTTGGGTCGTGCCACACACATGGCCAGAGCCACTGCCATACTCACGATCCTCAACATGATTACGTCTGTACAAATATGGTCATAGCAACAAAATACTCTTCTaagattataatagttataatataaacacatatatattcatcaactCATCTGGCCAGAAGACTCACCGAATGGTTCGGTGAACTGTCCCTTGAACTCTCCTACcctccaatatatatttatatatttgctgaGAATGCATTTTCTGAAATGACATTTCTGAAAATCTTTCGAAAAGAAAatctattatgaaaaaaaaattcaatgaaaGGCTTTTTTCAATATCTACAGCTGAGAATACATCGCGAAGAACGTAATACGAATGAACGCACTCTCAAGCAGCATAAACATTACATGTATGCAGATATGccaatgtctgtgtgtatgtatacatgtatgtatgcaggtatttatatatatgtgtgtatgtgtgttgtgtgtatgtgtatcagtcTCTTTATTCATGACTGTATTTATTTCTAAttctatgaatatgaatacatgcacacacatacacacacacacatatatgggtgtgttcatattcatatatatatatatatatatatatatatatatatatatatatatatatgtatgtatatatacatatatactcacacacatatttttatatgtgtgtatgtacatacatatgaatacatttatacgagtacatatatatatatatatatatatatatatatatatataatatatatatatatatatatatatgtataggaaatGGTGATTATTCGAATGGTGGTATAATCCGAAgactgcaattatatatatatatatataaatatatatatatatacatatatatatatatatatatattatatatatatatatattcttttttatggatatttcatttgtatttctaaaatccactttttatattttaggttCACATCGTAAACTCTGAGAAGTGAATATGGGGAGATttatcatgttgggttcgtgttaattgacgaaaaaaatcccaataatgcTAAGTGTCTCTCGTGCGGAGCTTATTGCTGCAAGTATGGTATTTTTGAACAACTGATGAGATGATTCGTCAGTCTAAAATTCCCTCACACTTTTTTAAAGTACATTTTAAAATGACACTACGGCTCTTAGTCATTTATGATTTAACAAAGCGGCCATGCTTAGTAATTAAAAGCTACGATTTCTTGTATCATGATTTatttcccccacttctctctttgtatgtgtacgcctgtctctcttctccctctcgcctccttcccattctctctcctttcatcctctctcctttctctcctccctcctctctctctttctcaccccccacctctGTCGCTCCTTTACTTTCCTCACTCTAACTctgtcacacactcactcacttttaaTTACCATACATCTcccctcctcacatacacacacatacgcacgcactcaCGGATATTCCCAACATTTCAGATAGCAAGCGGTTATCATTACTTCATTTTGTACTGTAAACTATATGCCACTGCATTGACCTATTCAATACATTGTTTAGAGTAATGCAACAAAAAGTTTGATTCATAATCCAAACACACATAATCTGCATTTCTGCGCATGACATACAACTTacataatttatgaaaaaattatgaaaaactgTAAATATATGATCGAGCCATCGCAAAGCTCAGTCCGAAACATCGCCACCGGTCGGGATGGTTCGGACGacttgaaaaatatacatattcattacataaaaaacatacacatacatgcaaattgatatgcatttatatataagcatttatttgtaaatatatgtttatgcatatatatatatatatatatatatatatatatatatatatatatatataatatatataacacacgcacttttttgtacatatatatacacatacaccatacacacacacaaacacacacacacacattcctatgAACGGATGTTCAGAGAACTTGAATGAATTGCTGatacatctttcttttcctttgaaatatatatgcaatcaaCTGAGACTGAAGATTTACCGATAAACACATTTTGAATAGAGAATACATAGTAAAAATGTTTTTACAGGTGGTGCTGAAGTAGGGACTTTTAACAACAGTTCTTGATTTTTAAAGGTCGTGTGACACTGCTGGAACTATATAAACCCCGAGGACGATTTCACATCACTGGTCGTATCTCTGCatgcttgtgcatgtgtatgtgtatatatgtatatgaatatatgtatgtgtgtttgtgttttggatgtgtgtgcatgcggTAATGTTTTATGagtacatgtacgtgtatgtgattATGTTTGTGCGTAGGTgtaggtctgtgtgtatgtgtagatgtgcatatgtgtgtgcgtgtatgtgtgtgtatatgtatgagtgtgcgtgcgtgtacgtgtgtgtgtgtacgtgtatatatacttgtgcgtgtatttgtacacgtatgtgtgtatttgtgcgtgtgaatgAGGGTAACTATGTAAAGCTTTGTACGCGTTTGTGTGAGTGAACACAAATGTAGTTACGTGAAAATATACGTGTGTACATgtcattatttatagatattactttagacattaatatatagagaCTCGATCATCAGCTCTCATTTCAAACCACTTCATTTATGATCAGTGTAAAACACGTTGTTTGGGCCTTTACTGCTGAACCAGATATTCCGTTTAATTCTACTTCCTGTTACAGCACTTCCGTTTATAGAAAATAAACTGAAAgtgaaatgataaagtaatatcggaaaaaaaataaagggtgagTTCTGGTGGTTTGCCAGgagagtgtacatatatacaacctaTTATGATTTCCATTACGTTTTCGTATCATGTCGCAGGCCAAAGATATCCGTCGTCCGTTGCAAAGttgggtaatgaaaaaaaagagcgaCAGTGACGTGGCCGCCAGTCCAAGcctccattctctctgtctcgtgtCTGTGGCGGGTCAGGTGTGCATCCTAACCTTCGCGGCATTTTTTTTCTGGGCAACTATTTGTGCTTTATTTCTACAGTGAAAATACTTATTTtgtacttctttcttttatttttacagtgGTTTCGGTGTAGAGCGTGGTATCCTGTGCAGGTGTTTTGTCTCAGTTGTTTCTTGCGCCTGTGCAGTACTGTTGCTGCTTTGcctcatctttttttaattagtcTGTGGCTGCAGCTGCTCGTGCATGCATGTCAGATTGCAAATCTGATCACGACACatcgacttatatatatatacatacatatatatatatatatatatatatatatatatatatatatatatatatatatatatatatggatgtatatctttcaatatataagtatatatacattcacacagacaaaaaaaaaaaaaaaaaaaaaaaaaacatagatggaTAGGGTTGACCAAAGTATTGAAATTGCATGATTACtagtttttatttgtctcttcatACACTCACAATTTCATCATGACTTTGGAAGATCAAGCATTCTTCATATCCTGGATGGACTTGTTAATCTGCACCTTCACGTTGGAAGACATAGTTTTCTCCACGATCTCTCGCAAAGCCTTCCTGAAGCCGGCGCTGTGAACGTCCTTCATATCATTGCCGTCCAAGTTGCTTGCACTTTCAAGCAGGTCATGACCCGATCGTGCAGTGTAGCTGGCGATGTTCTGAGGCACAAGGTTTAACAAGTTGATCTGGATATCGGCGAACAGCTTGTCCACACGCTCTACAACTTGACCAGAAACAGTCTGTGCTGGAGCTTCTCCAACACCGGCAAAGGTTACCGTGTAGTCGGCGTTGGCACGAGCGTTTTCTACGACAACCGAACCAGTGAGCACACTCTAAAAATACAAGTCACAATCAGACACTATGTATTGAGTTTTATTTAAGAAATAGAATATTAATGTCATGAGGGATTTTCCCTTCAAAACTTTAAAGTTAATGAGTTAAACAAGTTAATGCATATCTCATAcacctttcttttcatttgatcTCCTACCTGATCAGCGTTGAAGGAAGCGGACTTGGAGCGGCGTAGGGAGCAGAGTCCAGTCACGTTGGCCTTAGTGATGCTGAAGTTCTCGGAGCTGCTTCCGTCAGAGTTAACTTGGAAGGGCAGGTTTGACTCTCCGTTCTGCACGTTCTTGGAATCACACCATCCAAGTGTTCTGCCAAGAAAACTTGAAAAAATCAgtatatgaaatgaataataaggaATGGCAACAACGAATATGAAATGACAgtaaacaatcattattatcaatggaaCTTTGTTAACAGAATATTACTCCATGTATGCGATAGCTCCTTCAAGCACTGCGTCGAGTATCTGGTTGGGCGTGGTAGGGTTGGCGACGGCGCGAGGCAAGATGGGCTGAGAGTCCCCGCCTTCAGTAGGGAAAAGCCCTAGCTGGTCGTCCCATTGGTTGGGTCGTGCCACACACACGGCCAAAGTCACTGCCAGACTCACGATCCTCAACATGATTACGTCTGTACAAATATGGTCATAGCAATAAAACACTCTTctaaaattataatagttataacacacacacacacacacacacacacacacacacacatatatatatgttcaactcATTTCGCCGTACACCAGAGCACTCACCTGATCACACTGTCCCGTGAACTCTATTACCAtccaatatatatctgatatttgcTGAGAATGCATTTTCTGAAATGACATTTCTGGAATTCTTTCGAAAAGAAAATCTAGTATGAAAAAGAAATTCcatgaaaagggattttttaatatCTACAGCTCAGAATAGATCGCGAATGGCGTAATACGGATGCACGTTAATAAATTTTCAATCATGAGTCTTCTCTAAAGCAGTACgcacattgtatgtatgtatatatgcacatgtgtgtgtatgtatacatgtatgtatgcatgtatttatagtgtatatataaatgtgtgtgtgtgtgtgtgtgtgtgtgtgtgtatgtgtgtgtgtgtgtgtttgtgtgtatgttgcgtgtgtgtgtg
The nucleotide sequence above comes from Penaeus monodon isolate SGIC_2016 unplaced genomic scaffold, NSTDA_Pmon_1 PmonScaffold_6382, whole genome shotgun sequence. Encoded proteins:
- the LOC119571463 gene encoding uncharacterized protein LOC119571463 gives rise to the protein MLRIVSMAVALAMCVARPNQWVDQLGLFPAEGGDSQPILPRAVANPTTPNQILDAVLEGAIAYMETLGWCDSKNVQNGESNLPFQVNSDGSSSENFSITKANVTGLCSLRRSKSASFNADQSVLTGSVVVENARANADYTVTFAGVGEAPAQTVSGQVVERVDKLFADIQINLLNLVPQNIASYTARSGHDLLESASNLDGNDMKDVHSAGFRKALREIVEKTMSSNVKVQ
- the LOC119571462 gene encoding uncharacterized protein LOC119571462 gives rise to the protein MLRIVSLAVTLAVCVARPNQWDDQLGLFPTEGGDSQPILPRAVANPTTPNQILDAVLEGAIAYMETLGWCDSKNVQNGESNLPFQVNSDGSSSENFSITKANVTGLCSLRRSKSASFNADQSVLTGSVVVENARANADYTVTFAGVGEAPAQTVSGQVVERVDKLFADIQINLLNLVPQNIASYTARSGHDLLESASNLDGNDMKDVHSAGFRKALREIVEKTMSSNVKVQINKSIQDMKNA